The following nucleotide sequence is from Clostridia bacterium.
TAATCCAAACCGCGGCCTAAGAAAAACACCCTATTAGCATTGCTAAATTTAAGCGCTAATTTTTCTATATCTTCATATTCGTTTTTGATAATGTCACATTTAGCAGGCAACACTCTTAATAATTCTTCATATTCTTCAGTTTTTATTGCTCTTTTTATTCTTAGCAAGCTAAGCGCCAAAATAAACATTACAATAAGCTGAGTATTATAACTTTTGGTTGCTGCAACGCCTATTTCTGGGCCTGCGATTGTAGGCATCACATAATCTACGTTTTGGGTAATACTACTTGTGCGCACATTGGTAACCGCTATAGACTTAGAACCTAATTTTCTTGCGTATTTTAATGCCGCTAAAGTATCTGCTGTTTCTCCGCTTTGGCTTATTGCTATAGTCAAAGTTTTGTTTGAAATTATAGGCTTTTTATATCTAAATTCACTTGCTATATCAATATTGACAGGAATTCTTGCAAGTTCTTCAATCAGATATTTTCCTACTAGCCCTGCGTGATATGCTGTTCCGCAAGCTACTATCGTGATATTGTCAATATCTTTTACAATAGGCGACAATTCTGCGTCTATATCCTTATCCAAATAAAACTGCAGAGTCTTTCTAACCGCATCCGGAATTTCTCGCATTTCTTTTAGCATATAACTTCCATTTTCTTCCGGTCTTAATGAATTTAATGAAAAATCAATTGTTTGCGGAGTCTTTGAGATTTCTTGTAAGTCCTTATCGTAAAATTTTATATCATCTTTGGATAAGCAAGCGTATTCATAATCTTTCAAAATATAAACCTGATCTGTATGTTTTATTAATGCGGTTATATCGCTGGCAACATAATTAGCATCCTTGCCTTTGCCTATTACAATGGGACTGTCTTTTTTTACAGCATAAATCTTATCAGGCTCTTTCTCGCACAAAATTGCCAAGGAATACGAGCCCTTTAGCAATGCTGTAACTTGTTTTAACGTTTGAAGCATATTGCCTTTGTAGTTGTTGTTTATCAGGTGTGCTATAACTTCGGTATCAGTTTCGCTTACAAACTTTACACCCATAGTTAGAAGCACGTTTTTAAGTTCGGCAAAATTTTCTATTATGCCGTTATGTATCAATGCGATTATGCCGCTTTTATGTGGATGAGAATTGATATCAGACGGTTTGCCATGCGTTGCCCATCTGGTATGACCTATTCCGCAACAACCTTTCAAATTCGTCTTAGAAACTTCTTCTATAAGTTTTTCAGGGCTGCCAACCTTTTTTATTATTTCTATTTTATTTTGATTGTTGATCACAGCGATACCTGCGCTGTCATAGCCGCGGTATTCAAGTTGCTTTAATCCATCTAGCAATATGTTAACACAATCATTATTACCAACATAACCAATAATTCCACACATATCACTTAACCTCTGAACTAATTTTTTTTACTATTTCTGCGATTTCCTTTGCTTTTTCTTCAGATAATTTCGCATCCATGCATTCGGTCATAATTCTTATTTTAGGCTCTGTTCCAGATGCTCTAACCAAAAGACGACCTTTGTTGGCTATTTCTTTGCCTATTCTCTTTAGTTCAGATTGCAAGTATTCATTAGCCAAAACTTTGTGTTTGTCGCTGACTTCAATATTAATATTGACTTGTGGATATACATAAAAATCATTGAGCTCTTTTATGGATTTTTGAGTCTTTTTCAAAACGCTGACCA
It contains:
- the glmS gene encoding glutamine--fructose-6-phosphate transaminase (isomerizing); translated protein: MCGIIGYVGNNDCVNILLDGLKQLEYRGYDSAGIAVINNQNKIEIIKKVGSPEKLIEEVSKTNLKGCCGIGHTRWATHGKPSDINSHPHKSGIIALIHNGIIENFAELKNVLLTMGVKFVSETDTEVIAHLINNNYKGNMLQTLKQVTALLKGSYSLAILCEKEPDKIYAVKKDSPIVIGKGKDANYVASDITALIKHTDQVYILKDYEYACLSKDDIKFYDKDLQEISKTPQTIDFSLNSLRPEENGSYMLKEMREIPDAVRKTLQFYLDKDIDAELSPIVKDIDNITIVACGTAYHAGLVGKYLIEELARIPVNIDIASEFRYKKPIISNKTLTIAISQSGETADTLAALKYARKLGSKSIAVTNVRTSSITQNVDYVMPTIAGPEIGVAATKSYNTQLIVMFILALSLLRIKRAIKTEEYEELLRVLPAKCDIIKNEYEDIEKLALKFSNANRVFFLGRGLDYAVALEGALKLKEISYISSEGLAAGELKHGTLALIEQDTLVIVLLTQKELINKTMNALYEVKARGAQVIAITQDETIVQNEFVDYVIHIPSANDYFMPVLGVMPLQYFSYYMAVNKGYNPDKPRNLAKSVTVE
- a CDS encoding phosphoglucosamine mutase — protein: VSVLKKTQKSIKELNDFYVYPQVNINIEVSDKHKVLANEYLQSELKRIGKEIANKGRLLVRASGTEPKIRIMTECMDAKLSEEKAKEIAEIVKKISSEVK